The following proteins come from a genomic window of Aspergillus luchuensis IFO 4308 DNA, chromosome 3, nearly complete sequence:
- a CDS encoding uncharacterized protein (COG:Q;~EggNog:ENOG410PIQH;~InterPro:IPR001613,IPR036188,IPR002937;~PFAM:PF13450,PF01266;~SECRETED:SignalP(1-18);~go_function: GO:0016491 - oxidoreductase activity [Evidence IEA];~go_process: GO:0055114 - oxidation-reduction process [Evidence IEA]), with protein sequence MRFVPAAAVALPVLAAHAAPFAEPTCKDTDVLILGAGVAGLTAAQTLLDNGVNDFIVLEARDESGGRLYSRDFAGHKIEVGANWVHGPGGPETGNINPIWTMVDNAKLDNVKTVNEDRVVFPKESRDAVQAALKKAETATGDVLIDAVDILKKKPPGSEAASPPEENSEVFGAISTIATYDYFSEGDYFVCDDHGYVSALRNNVSDVLNKHADRVLFNHKVTDIKHNLDGVTVTSGGECFKAKYAIVTFSLGVLQRGKVNFDPPLPLWKRQSIAGFEIGTYTKIFLKFKSSFWDKKQFLLWADPHVRGNYPVFQPLEVTEAYKDSHILVATVTGERSYRVESQTDEETKQELLEVLEHMYGDKVSELEEIYYPRWTTEDWSYGSYSYWPPSTSLQEHQNLRANVDSVFFAGEATSQEFFGYLHGAYYEGKHVAEFLARCIRGGQQECKQTNYEVLTGVTPYDLYNPDNGWYIYNETLGVPGHN encoded by the exons ATGAGATTcgttcctgctgctgcggtgGCACTGCCAGTGTTGGCGGCGCATGCTGCGCCTTTTGCTGAGCCTACTTGCAAGGATACAGATGTCTTGATTCT TGGAGCTGGAGTAGCCGGTCTTACCGCCGCT CAAACCCTCTTAGACAACGGCGTCAATGATTTCATAGTGCTTGAAGCTAGGGATGAATCTGGTGGCCGGCTTTACAGTCGCGATTTTGCTGGGCATAAGATTGAGGTTGGCGCCAACTGG GTTCATGGACCTGGAGGGCCAGAAACCGGCAATATTAATCCCATTTGGACCATG GTTGATAATGCGAAACTGGATAATGT TAAAACCGTAAACGAGGATAGGGTCGTGTTCCCTAAGGAGAGCAGAGATGCTGTCCAGGCCGCCCTAAAGAAAGCTGAGACCGCTACTGGAGATGTGTTGATCGACGCCGTCGATATCCTGAAAAAAAAACCACCAGGATCG GAGGCTGCATCGCCGCCAGAGGAGAATTCAGAAGTTTTCGGCGCTATCTCCACGATCGCTACCTATGATTACTTCTCAGAGGGTGACTATTTCGTCTGTGATGATCACGGATACGTTTCTGCTTTGCGGAACAATGTGAGCGACGTTCTCAACAAGCATGCAGATCGTGTTCTCTTCAATCACAAGGTGACCGACATCAAGCACAATTTGGACGGGGTCACTGTGACTAGCGGCGGGGAATGCTTCAAAGCCAAATATGCCATTGTGACCTTCTCCCTGGGAGTTTTGCAGAGAGGAAAAGTAAATTTTGACCCGCCACTTCCACTCTGGAAACGTCAGAGCATTGCTGGCTTCGAAATAGGCACATACACCAAGATATTCCTCAAGTTCAAGAGCAGTTTCTGGGACAAAAAGCAATTCCTTCTGTGGGCAGATCCTCATGTTCGCGGCAACTACCCAGTATTCCAGCCTTTAGAGGTCACTGAGGCGTATAAGGATTCTCACATTCTCGTGGCCACGGTGACCGGAGAGCGTTCTTACCGCGTCGAGTCTCAGACAGACGAAGAGACGAAGCAGGAGCTCCTTGAGGTGCTGGAGCACATGTATGGTGATAAGGTTTCCGAATTGGAAGAAATATACTATCCGAGATGGACTACGGAAGATTG GTCCTACGGATCCTACTCGTACTGGCCACCATCGACCAGTTTGCAAGAACATCAGAATCTCCGCGCCAATGTCGACAGCGTCTTCTTTGCCGGTGAAGCCACCAGCCAGGAGTTCTTTGGCTACCTGCACGGGGCCTATTATGAGGGCAAACACGTGGCCGAATTCCTGGCTCGCTGTATCAGGGGGGGGCAGCAAGAGTGTAAACAAACGAATTACGAAGTGCTGACAGGAGTCACGCCGTATGACTTGTATAATC